The Peribacillus simplex genome contains a region encoding:
- a CDS encoding DUF1657 domain-containing protein, translating to MTIASNVKQCVSSLKGVEAGLSSLALRTQDDESKRILHETMLVVNEVMKDVQKRVGELEREEPQYKGF from the coding sequence ATGACGATAGCTTCTAATGTAAAACAATGTGTCTCTAGCCTGAAAGGAGTTGAAGCAGGTTTATCCAGCTTAGCACTCCGGACTCAAGATGATGAATCTAAACGCATCTTGCATGAAACGATGCTGGTGGTGAATGAAGTTATGAAGGATGTACAGAAGCGCGTGGGAGAGTTAGAACGGGAAGAACCGCAATATAAAGGTTTTTAA
- a CDS encoding diacylglycerol kinase, giving the protein MKRARLIYNPTSGREAIKKSLPGVLAKLEEAGYEASAHATTGAGDATKAAKIAIERGYDIVIAAGGDGTIYEVVNGLATAEKRPKLGIIPTGTTNDFARALHLPKTIEGAAEIIAGGHTMPVDIGKMNDKYFINIAGGGRLTELTYDVPIKLKTMLGQLAYYIKGIEMLPSIKPTEVSIEYDGKLFEGEIMLFLVANTNSVGGFEKLAPDASLNDGMFTLLILKKANLADIVRVATLAMRGEHIHDKNVIYEKANRIKVHAKNDMMLNLDGEFGGMAPAEFVNQYRHFDVFIPQGILPDDPANK; this is encoded by the coding sequence ATGAAAAGAGCAAGGTTGATTTACAACCCGACTTCGGGCCGGGAAGCCATTAAGAAGAGCCTGCCAGGTGTGCTAGCAAAACTTGAAGAAGCTGGCTATGAAGCTTCTGCACATGCGACGACCGGTGCCGGGGATGCGACGAAAGCGGCTAAGATAGCGATTGAGCGCGGCTATGATATAGTTATTGCAGCAGGGGGCGACGGTACGATTTATGAGGTTGTTAATGGACTGGCCACTGCAGAGAAACGTCCGAAACTAGGAATCATTCCGACGGGAACGACCAATGATTTTGCGCGGGCGCTGCATTTACCGAAGACGATCGAAGGGGCAGCCGAAATTATTGCCGGTGGGCATACGATGCCTGTCGATATTGGGAAAATGAACGATAAGTATTTCATCAATATTGCCGGCGGAGGCAGATTGACCGAATTGACCTACGACGTGCCGATCAAACTGAAAACCATGCTTGGTCAGCTAGCGTACTATATTAAAGGAATTGAAATGCTTCCTTCAATTAAGCCGACGGAAGTTTCTATTGAATATGATGGAAAGCTTTTTGAAGGAGAGATCATGCTATTCTTGGTGGCTAACACGAATTCGGTCGGCGGCTTCGAGAAACTGGCTCCTGACGCCTCTTTGAATGATGGTATGTTCACGTTGCTTATTTTGAAAAAGGCAAACCTCGCTGATATTGTCCGTGTCGCGACATTGGCAATGCGCGGTGAGCATATCCATGATAAGAACGTCATTTATGAAAAAGCCAATCGAATTAAAGTACATGCCAAAAATGACATGATGCTTAATTTGGATGGGGAATTTGGCGGGATGGCCCCAGCTGAATTCGTAAATCAGTACCGCCATTTTGATGTATTCATCCCGCAAGGAATACTGCCGGACGATCCGGCAAATAAATAG
- the rlmD gene encoding 23S rRNA (uracil(1939)-C(5))-methyltransferase RlmD codes for MKKTAPVAKNDIIEVLFEDLTHEGAGVAKVDGYPIFVQSALPGEKAKIKVMKANKGYGFGRLMEIIENSPYRVEVTTEDYHKYGGCQLQHMSYEGQLKFKERQVREVMTRIGKLEDVKVHPIIGMENPTHYRNKAQVPVGEKDGKLIAGFFKPRTHEIVETKESIIQNEVINEAVQVVKEIFSKLGIPAYNEEAHKGVLRHIMARYGKQTGELMIVLVTRTNSIPFIETIVKEIVERLPQVKSIVQNVNSKKTNVILGDKMTVLWGDEVIHDMIGDVKFAISAKSFYQINPDQTKVLYDKALDYAGLTGEETVIDAYCGIGTISLFLAKKAKKVIGVEVVEEAIEDARRNAELNDISNAEFMVGDAGNVIAEWYQKGNTADVIVVDPPRKGCEESLLNTIIEMKPNKVVYVSCNPGTLARDLHILEDGGYKAVDIQPVDMFPMTTHVENVVLLELK; via the coding sequence ATGAAAAAAACAGCACCAGTGGCTAAAAATGATATTATAGAGGTTTTATTTGAAGATTTAACACATGAAGGAGCAGGCGTCGCTAAAGTCGATGGCTACCCGATCTTTGTTCAGAGCGCCCTTCCAGGTGAAAAAGCAAAAATTAAAGTGATGAAGGCTAATAAAGGTTATGGCTTCGGACGCTTGATGGAGATTATCGAAAACAGTCCATACCGGGTTGAGGTCACGACTGAAGATTACCATAAATACGGTGGATGTCAGCTGCAGCATATGAGCTATGAAGGACAGTTGAAATTCAAGGAAAGGCAAGTGCGTGAAGTGATGACACGCATTGGGAAACTTGAGGATGTGAAGGTTCACCCGATCATCGGGATGGAGAATCCGACCCATTATCGTAATAAAGCGCAAGTGCCTGTTGGTGAAAAGGATGGCAAGCTAATAGCAGGGTTCTTCAAACCGCGGACACATGAAATTGTTGAAACGAAAGAAAGCATTATCCAAAATGAAGTGATCAATGAAGCCGTTCAAGTTGTTAAAGAGATTTTCAGTAAACTTGGTATCCCTGCTTACAATGAAGAGGCACATAAAGGTGTATTGCGGCACATCATGGCCCGTTATGGCAAGCAAACAGGCGAATTAATGATTGTCCTCGTTACAAGAACGAATAGTATCCCTTTTATCGAAACAATCGTGAAGGAAATCGTTGAACGTCTTCCACAAGTGAAATCCATCGTTCAAAACGTTAATTCCAAGAAAACGAATGTTATCTTAGGCGATAAAATGACTGTACTATGGGGCGACGAAGTGATCCATGATATGATCGGTGATGTGAAATTTGCGATTTCAGCAAAGTCCTTCTACCAAATCAATCCGGACCAAACGAAGGTCCTTTATGATAAAGCTCTTGACTATGCAGGGCTGACTGGTGAAGAAACGGTGATTGATGCCTATTGCGGCATTGGAACCATCTCTTTATTTTTAGCTAAAAAAGCGAAAAAGGTAATCGGTGTCGAAGTAGTCGAAGAAGCGATAGAAGACGCACGCCGCAACGCTGAATTGAATGATATCTCAAATGCGGAATTCATGGTTGGAGATGCGGGTAACGTTATTGCTGAATGGTACCAAAAGGGCAACACTGCGGATGTCATCGTTGTGGATCCTCCTCGCAAAGGTTGTGAAGAGTCTCTCCTGAATACGATCATCGAGATGAAGCCAAACAAAGTCGTATACGTATCATGCAACCCAGGCACTCTGGCGCGTGATCTTCATATCTTGGAAGACGGCGGATATAAAGCGGTTGATATCCAGCCTGTCGATATGTTCCCAATGACGACACATGTTGAAAATGTAGTGTTATTAGAGCTGAAATGA
- the gatC gene encoding Asp-tRNA(Asn)/Glu-tRNA(Gln) amidotransferase subunit GatC has protein sequence MSRISMEQVKHVAHLARLAITEEEAQQFQHQLDQMISFAEQLNELDTDQVNPTSHVLDMKNVMREDVAKPGLPVEEVVKNAPDSKEGYIRVPSIIE, from the coding sequence ATGTCACGTATTTCTATGGAACAAGTTAAACACGTTGCCCATTTGGCTCGTTTGGCCATTACGGAAGAAGAAGCACAACAGTTTCAGCATCAGCTTGACCAAATGATTTCATTCGCGGAGCAGTTGAATGAGCTTGATACGGATCAAGTAAACCCGACTTCTCACGTTTTGGATATGAAGAATGTTATGCGGGAAGATGTCGCAAAACCGGGATTGCCAGTAGAGGAAGTAGTTAAAAATGCACCGGATAGCAAAGAAGGATATATCCGTGTACCATCTATAATTGAATAA
- a CDS encoding LiaF transmembrane domain-containing protein, with protein MRTWRVGTISMGISLVGLGLVLLVSQIADMNLTTILLSWWPLLFIILGAEILFYIYFSRKESSFVKYDILSILFVGLLGTTGIVLILLTSSGLMDQVRAAVNSEVKTVNLPGFNQKAGKDIQRVVLDSGPYPLTIESGNVGEISVFGTYGERVMEDTDSLLKKAEDYLLVERNGDTLYISFKDLPIQNGLFDNGTMNLKATLIIPAELAVEIDGQSTDLVLKPRKLLNDWSVKDSGNLSVFLQDNSDIKVDARGVEELEGPKNGWKMTEVKEETSEEGIVKKNGIFNIGEGKHTLTVTDTFNVNVQYP; from the coding sequence ATGAGAACATGGAGAGTCGGAACGATTTCGATGGGAATCTCCCTGGTTGGTTTGGGATTGGTTTTACTGGTTTCACAAATTGCGGATATGAACTTGACGACGATTCTGCTGTCATGGTGGCCGTTGCTGTTCATTATCTTGGGTGCAGAGATTCTCTTCTACATTTATTTTTCCAGAAAAGAAAGTTCTTTTGTAAAGTATGATATTCTTAGCATTCTTTTCGTGGGATTGCTTGGAACGACGGGAATAGTTTTAATTCTGCTAACATCAAGCGGATTGATGGATCAAGTTAGGGCTGCCGTGAATAGTGAAGTGAAAACGGTCAATTTGCCTGGTTTCAATCAAAAGGCAGGGAAAGACATACAGAGAGTTGTCCTGGACTCTGGCCCATACCCATTAACAATTGAAAGTGGTAATGTCGGGGAAATTTCCGTTTTTGGAACATATGGTGAGCGGGTAATGGAAGATACTGATTCGTTGTTGAAGAAGGCGGAGGATTATTTACTCGTTGAGAGAAATGGTGATACGCTTTATATAAGCTTCAAGGATTTGCCGATTCAAAATGGACTTTTTGACAATGGTACAATGAATCTTAAGGCAACTCTTATAATCCCTGCTGAGTTGGCAGTGGAGATAGACGGACAAAGTACCGATCTTGTCCTGAAGCCTAGGAAACTCTTGAATGACTGGAGTGTGAAGGACAGCGGAAATCTAAGTGTATTCCTTCAGGATAATAGTGATATCAAGGTAGATGCTAGAGGGGTCGAGGAACTTGAAGGTCCTAAGAATGGCTGGAAGATGACTGAAGTGAAAGAAGAAACAAGTGAAGAGGGCATTGTAAAAAAGAATGGGATATTCAATATTGGTGAAGGGAAACATACTTTAACGGTTACCGATACATTTAACGTGAATGTTCAATATCCATGA
- a CDS encoding YitT family protein, whose protein sequence is MGIGINGFLVPHHLIDGGVIGIALILHYFFGFQTGLSMLILSIPIFLYAWYYERPFFYSSVHGLLLTSLFMDWLNPLKKVFSMSILTSSLIGGAIIGMGIGLMLRYETSSGGTDMLAKIISKSTSMDIALAIIVIDTLIISAAAFTLGIEIFLFSCVTIVIIGLITSLMKVRK, encoded by the coding sequence GTGGGTATTGGAATCAATGGCTTTTTAGTTCCGCACCATTTAATAGATGGCGGCGTTATTGGGATTGCACTCATCCTTCATTATTTCTTTGGTTTTCAAACAGGGCTATCCATGTTGATTCTCAGTATTCCTATATTTTTATATGCATGGTATTATGAACGGCCTTTTTTCTATAGCAGTGTTCACGGATTGCTTCTGACATCCCTTTTTATGGATTGGCTTAATCCATTGAAAAAAGTCTTTTCCATGTCGATACTAACAAGCTCTTTGATTGGCGGTGCCATCATAGGGATGGGCATAGGTCTCATGCTTCGGTATGAGACAAGCAGCGGGGGAACGGATATGTTAGCCAAAATTATCTCAAAGTCTACTTCCATGGATATTGCATTGGCGATTATCGTTATAGATACACTAATCATTTCAGCTGCAGCATTCACCTTAGGTATCGAAATTTTTCTTTTTTCATGTGTGACGATCGTCATCATTGGGCTGATCACTTCGCTTATGAAAGTGAGGAAATGA
- a CDS encoding RNA polymerase sigma factor: MTDELVEKVRAGNDHAFRMLIETYKQTVYRTVYSVLRNQKDAEDVTQEVFIKIYTSLPQYKNQGFKTWITRIAVNHAIDLKRKRERQKEELQDEHSSEANLGLTDDVEAVFFRNERRKQVLRKLNDLPQGYREVVYGYYIREKTFKQIAEEQQIQVKSVEVKLYRARNWMRKHWKEEDFS, from the coding sequence GTGACGGATGAGTTAGTTGAGAAGGTTAGGGCTGGGAATGATCATGCATTCCGAATGTTGATCGAAACTTATAAACAGACGGTTTATAGAACCGTCTATTCCGTCTTGCGGAATCAAAAGGATGCAGAAGATGTTACCCAGGAAGTCTTTATCAAAATCTACACTTCCCTTCCTCAATATAAGAACCAAGGTTTCAAAACGTGGATTACCCGAATTGCGGTCAATCATGCAATCGATCTAAAGAGAAAGAGGGAACGCCAAAAGGAAGAATTGCAGGACGAACATTCATCGGAAGCTAATCTGGGCTTAACTGATGATGTCGAGGCAGTATTTTTTCGGAATGAAAGGCGAAAGCAAGTATTGCGGAAGCTGAATGACCTTCCACAGGGATATCGGGAAGTTGTATATGGCTATTACATAAGGGAAAAGACATTCAAGCAAATTGCAGAGGAACAGCAGATTCAAGTGAAATCCGTGGAGGTAAAGCTATATCGGGCAAGAAATTGGATGAGAAAACATTGGAAAGAGGAGGATTTTTCATGA
- a CDS encoding methionine aminopeptidase, producing the protein MGLFNSISAWNATRLEKHRASMEEKGLCPDCYGRGYSSFVPTEYHFSDIHDCPGCNGTGAYADWAAMNGQQM; encoded by the coding sequence ATGGGTTTATTTAACTCTATATCAGCCTGGAATGCTACAAGGTTAGAGAAACATCGAGCGAGTATGGAGGAAAAAGGACTCTGTCCGGATTGTTACGGACGTGGATACAGCTCCTTCGTACCCACGGAATATCATTTTTCCGATATACACGACTGTCCCGGCTGTAATGGCACCGGAGCTTACGCTGATTGGGCAGCCATGAACGGGCAGCAAATGTAA
- a CDS encoding DUF421 domain-containing protein has translation MPDWIEIVLRSLFFLIVLFVITKVLGKKQLSQLSFFEYVTGITIGNVGAELATKVEGNIVHGVLSILVFAIAPFIAGSISLKSKTFRDLVEGKASVFIKDGKVMEDNLKKEKYTIDELLGLLRKKDVFDISEVEFALLEANGDFSVMLKKQNQPITPKDLNLSVAAVKEPQTIIMDGSILDEPLSTIGLNRNWLHTELDKLGVILDNVFLGQANSNGELTVDLFDDKLKVPSPQEKPLMLATLKKCQADLELFALGTESKEAKEMFSKNSEKLQRAIDEVTHILRN, from the coding sequence ATGCCGGATTGGATAGAAATTGTTTTGCGTTCATTATTCTTTTTAATTGTTCTTTTTGTGATAACAAAAGTGTTAGGAAAAAAACAATTGTCCCAACTCTCCTTTTTTGAATATGTAACGGGCATAACCATTGGTAATGTCGGGGCAGAATTAGCTACGAAAGTTGAGGGCAATATTGTACATGGCGTACTGTCCATTCTTGTTTTTGCCATAGCTCCCTTCATTGCAGGATCAATATCCCTAAAAAGTAAAACTTTCCGTGATCTTGTGGAAGGTAAAGCATCGGTTTTCATCAAAGATGGGAAAGTCATGGAAGATAATTTAAAAAAAGAGAAATATACCATTGATGAATTATTGGGATTGCTCCGGAAAAAGGATGTCTTCGATATTTCTGAAGTTGAATTTGCCTTATTGGAAGCCAACGGGGATTTTTCCGTAATGTTAAAGAAGCAAAATCAACCTATAACACCTAAGGACCTTAACCTGTCAGTGGCTGCTGTAAAGGAGCCACAAACCATCATCATGGACGGCAGCATACTTGATGAACCGCTTTCCACGATTGGACTGAACCGAAATTGGCTTCATACTGAACTGGATAAGTTGGGTGTTATCCTCGATAATGTGTTTCTTGGTCAAGCTAATTCCAACGGGGAATTAACCGTGGACCTTTTTGATGATAAACTTAAAGTTCCTTCTCCTCAAGAAAAACCTCTTATGCTCGCGACCTTGAAAAAATGCCAGGCGGACTTAGAGTTGTTTGCACTTGGAACTGAATCAAAGGAAGCTAAAGAGATGTTTAGCAAAAATAGCGAAAAGCTGCAAAGGGCAATAGATGAAGTGACCCATATCTTAAGGAACTGA
- a CDS encoding GNAT family N-acetyltransferase: protein MYIRKATPEDADKAAVLTRLAIKEIAEVLTGETEEERILSVLADLFRKSGNRISYENTLVSEHDGQVSGLIIAYHGKDAESLDEPIVKQLRMKMKDPSVTLDKEAEMRDFYLDTVSVDPNFQGKGIGSALIQYVEEYAKHKGYPRISLVVENENEAANRLYSRLGYMEIKTISISGHEFRYMVKKIEEPPV, encoded by the coding sequence ATGTATATCAGGAAAGCGACACCGGAAGATGCGGACAAGGCAGCCGTATTGACCCGGTTAGCGATTAAGGAAATTGCAGAGGTTTTGACAGGTGAAACGGAAGAAGAAAGAATACTTTCCGTTCTTGCCGATTTGTTCAGGAAAAGTGGGAATCGGATCAGCTATGAAAATACGCTTGTCAGTGAACATGATGGACAAGTATCTGGATTGATCATTGCTTACCATGGCAAGGATGCCGAAAGCTTGGATGAACCGATAGTGAAACAATTAAGGATGAAAATGAAAGACCCAAGCGTTACGCTCGATAAGGAAGCGGAAATGAGAGACTTTTATTTGGATACAGTCTCGGTTGACCCGAATTTTCAAGGAAAAGGAATTGGTAGTGCACTGATTCAATATGTAGAGGAATACGCTAAACATAAGGGATATCCAAGAATTTCTTTAGTCGTTGAAAATGAAAATGAAGCGGCGAATCGTCTCTATAGCAGATTAGGGTATATGGAAATTAAAACCATTTCGATTAGCGGCCATGAATTTCGCTATATGGTGAAGAAAATAGAAGAACCTCCTGTTTAA
- a CDS encoding CamS family sex pheromone protein: MRKHSILGMILILLLAGCAPSFEDKQEVVQDSKDKKETAIIPKYKISEEYYQTILPFEPSKARGLVVSNLNTRYDIEEFENGLMRLAQTQFDPEDYLFQEGQTLDSSKISSWLNRKYTDSQLKEKKMKAKDNVGLNPVDPGKGDIDKRNEENPIYLAHILEHNYLVKTKDNSVSLGGVVIGLALNSVHYYQKEAFGATYENKIDSKKLKQEGEKIAAVVLKRLRNMDKLKNVPITIALFEQNEKSSVVPGNFISYTNIDKNSDNIGKWTDLNEEYFLFPSASAEKKYRDDVNTFTNFKEDVEEYFPNFNGVIGRAFYMDDQLQSLNIDIPIQFYGNSEAIGFTQYVAGLIMERFPNYIAVQVSITSVNGPEALIVREANQDEPTVHIYE, translated from the coding sequence ATGAGGAAACACTCTATTTTGGGGATGATTCTTATACTGCTTCTTGCTGGATGTGCGCCTAGTTTTGAGGATAAGCAAGAGGTAGTTCAAGACTCCAAAGACAAAAAAGAAACGGCAATTATTCCGAAGTATAAAATTTCGGAAGAATACTACCAAACAATCCTACCGTTTGAACCATCAAAAGCACGCGGTTTGGTCGTATCCAATCTAAATACCCGATATGACATTGAAGAATTCGAAAATGGATTGATGCGGTTGGCCCAAACCCAATTCGACCCGGAAGATTACCTGTTTCAAGAGGGGCAAACGCTGGATAGTTCCAAGATATCTTCCTGGCTGAACAGAAAATATACCGATAGTCAGTTGAAAGAAAAGAAGATGAAGGCAAAAGATAACGTTGGCTTGAATCCTGTTGATCCAGGTAAAGGAGACATTGATAAACGGAATGAAGAAAATCCGATTTATCTTGCTCATATTTTAGAACATAATTACTTGGTCAAAACAAAGGATAATTCGGTGAGCCTTGGCGGGGTTGTCATAGGTCTTGCGTTGAATTCAGTGCATTACTATCAAAAAGAGGCATTCGGTGCTACCTATGAAAATAAAATCGATAGTAAAAAGCTGAAGCAAGAAGGGGAGAAAATTGCTGCAGTAGTCTTAAAAAGGCTACGTAATATGGACAAGCTGAAAAATGTTCCGATTACGATTGCCTTATTCGAGCAAAATGAAAAATCCTCAGTAGTCCCTGGGAATTTCATTTCCTATACAAATATCGATAAAAACTCTGACAATATTGGAAAATGGACGGACTTGAACGAAGAGTATTTCCTATTTCCTTCTGCTAGTGCTGAAAAAAAATACCGTGATGACGTCAATACCTTCACGAACTTTAAAGAAGATGTCGAAGAATACTTCCCTAACTTTAACGGAGTCATCGGCAGGGCGTTCTATATGGATGATCAATTGCAAAGTCTGAACATCGATATCCCCATTCAATTTTATGGGAACTCGGAAGCGATCGGCTTTACCCAATATGTTGCCGGGCTTATAATGGAACGTTTCCCGAACTACATCGCCGTCCAGGTATCCATTACCTCTGTAAATGGACCTGAAGCGCTCATAGTCCGTGAAGCAAATCAAGACGAACCAACCGTGCATATATACGAATGA
- the gatA gene encoding Asp-tRNA(Asn)/Glu-tRNA(Gln) amidotransferase subunit GatA yields the protein MSLFEQKVSELHERLHKKEISVTDLVNESYKRIGQVEDKVKAFLTLDEENARSQAKRLDDQLVKGENEGALFGMPIGVKDNIVTKNLRTTCASKILENFDPIYDATVVQKLQKAETVTIGKLNMDEFAMGSSNENSAFQATRNPWNTEYVPGGSSGGSAASVASGEVLFSLGSDTGGSIRQPAAYCGVVGLKPTYGRVSRFGLVAFASSLDQIGPVTRTVEDNAYLLEAISGVDPMDSTSANVDVPNFVNSLTGDVRGLKIAVPKEYLGEGVGEEARNSVLEALKVLEGLGAEWEEVSLPHSKYALAAYYLLSSSEASANLSRFDGVRYGHRTDNAETLIEMYKQTRAEGFGDEVKRRIMLGTFSLSSGYYDAYYKKAQKVRTLIKKDFEDVFEKYDVIVGPTTPTPAFKIGEKVDDPLTMYANDILTIPVNLAGVPGISVPCGFAANGLPLGLQMIGKHFDESTIYRAAHAFEQATDFHKQFPKL from the coding sequence ATGTCGTTGTTCGAACAAAAAGTTTCTGAGCTTCATGAACGCTTACATAAGAAAGAGATAAGTGTCACTGATCTTGTTAACGAATCGTACAAGCGGATCGGACAGGTAGAGGACAAGGTGAAGGCATTTTTGACACTTGATGAAGAAAACGCCCGCAGTCAAGCAAAACGATTGGATGATCAATTGGTAAAAGGCGAGAACGAAGGCGCTTTATTTGGTATGCCAATTGGAGTGAAGGATAATATTGTCACTAAAAATTTGCGTACCACTTGTGCGAGCAAAATTTTGGAGAACTTTGATCCAATCTATGATGCAACCGTCGTTCAAAAACTACAAAAAGCAGAAACGGTTACGATCGGAAAATTGAATATGGATGAGTTTGCGATGGGTTCCTCTAATGAGAACTCCGCATTTCAAGCAACACGCAATCCATGGAACACGGAATATGTGCCAGGCGGTTCTTCGGGTGGTTCAGCTGCATCTGTCGCTTCCGGTGAAGTCCTATTCTCTTTAGGTTCAGATACGGGTGGTTCGATCCGCCAACCAGCTGCATATTGTGGAGTTGTCGGCTTAAAACCTACATATGGACGGGTTTCCCGATTCGGACTTGTAGCTTTTGCGTCTTCATTGGACCAAATTGGGCCGGTCACAAGAACGGTTGAAGATAACGCATATTTGCTTGAAGCGATTTCAGGTGTAGATCCAATGGATTCTACCTCTGCTAATGTTGACGTGCCGAATTTTGTGAATTCATTAACAGGCGATGTTAGAGGATTGAAAATAGCCGTGCCTAAAGAATATCTTGGTGAAGGCGTTGGCGAAGAAGCACGTAATTCCGTACTTGAAGCATTAAAAGTATTAGAGGGGCTTGGAGCTGAGTGGGAAGAGGTATCATTGCCGCATTCCAAATATGCCTTAGCTGCCTATTACCTGCTTTCTTCATCTGAAGCTTCGGCTAACCTTTCACGTTTTGACGGAGTGCGTTACGGGCATCGTACCGATAATGCAGAAACTCTTATAGAAATGTATAAGCAAACCCGTGCAGAAGGATTCGGTGACGAAGTGAAGCGCCGTATCATGCTTGGAACGTTCTCCTTAAGTTCCGGTTATTATGATGCTTATTATAAAAAGGCTCAAAAAGTACGTACGTTAATCAAAAAGGACTTTGAAGATGTCTTTGAAAAATACGATGTCATCGTTGGGCCGACTACACCTACGCCTGCATTTAAAATTGGCGAGAAAGTCGACGATCCATTAACGATGTATGCAAATGATATCTTGACGATTCCAGTCAATCTTGCTGGTGTACCGGGTATATCCGTGCCGTGTGGATTCGCAGCGAATGGCCTTCCGCTTGGACTGCAAATGATTGGAAAGCATTTTGATGAAAGCACGATTTACCGCGCGGCTCACGCATTTGAGCAAGCAACAGATTTTCATAAACAATTTCCTAAGCTGTAA
- the gatB gene encoding Asp-tRNA(Asn)/Glu-tRNA(Gln) amidotransferase subunit GatB: MDFETVIGLEVHVELKTDSKIFSASPNHFGAAPNSNTTVIDLGYPGVLPVVNKKAVDFAMKAAIALNCEVAEITKFDRKNYFYPDNPKAYQISQFDQPIGEHGWIEIEVGGKKKKIGITRIHMEEDAGKLTHKGNYSLCDYNRQGTPLVEIVSEPDITSPEEAYAYLEKLKSIIQYTGVSDCKMEEGSLRCDANISLKPVGQKEFGTKTELKNLNSFNFVRKGLEHEEIRQAEILNEGGIIEQETRRFDEATGRTVLMRIKEGSDDYRYFPEPDLLTIHIDEEWKARIAAEIPELPDARKKRYVEEFGLPEYDAAVLTVTKESADFFEATVASGADAKLASNWIMGEVSAFLNAEGKELHDVKLTAESLAGMIKLIEDGTISSKIAKKVFKELIENGGDAETIVKEKGLVQISDEGALRTAVEEALNNNPQSIEDFKAGKQKAIGFLVGQIMKATKGQANPQLVNKILVEEINKR, encoded by the coding sequence ATGGACTTTGAAACGGTGATTGGTCTAGAAGTACACGTAGAATTAAAAACGGATTCTAAAATTTTCTCGGCGAGCCCAAACCATTTTGGTGCCGCTCCAAATAGTAACACGACTGTAATCGACCTAGGCTACCCAGGTGTATTGCCTGTCGTCAATAAAAAGGCTGTTGATTTTGCAATGAAGGCTGCAATTGCCCTGAATTGCGAAGTGGCGGAAATTACGAAATTCGACCGGAAAAACTATTTTTACCCGGACAATCCTAAAGCATACCAAATTTCACAGTTCGATCAGCCGATCGGTGAGCATGGCTGGATTGAGATCGAAGTGGGCGGCAAGAAAAAGAAAATTGGCATTACCCGCATTCATATGGAAGAGGATGCTGGAAAGCTGACACATAAAGGGAACTATTCACTTTGTGATTATAACCGCCAAGGTACGCCACTTGTTGAAATCGTATCTGAACCGGATATCACTTCCCCGGAAGAAGCTTATGCTTATCTGGAAAAGTTGAAATCGATCATTCAATACACAGGCGTTTCCGATTGTAAAATGGAAGAAGGCTCACTTCGCTGTGATGCTAACATTTCCTTGAAACCTGTCGGGCAAAAGGAATTCGGTACGAAAACCGAATTGAAAAACTTGAACTCATTCAACTTTGTCCGCAAAGGATTGGAACATGAAGAAATCCGACAAGCGGAAATCTTGAATGAAGGCGGCATAATCGAACAGGAAACTCGCCGGTTCGATGAAGCTACAGGCAGAACGGTACTAATGCGAATTAAGGAAGGCTCCGATGATTACCGTTACTTCCCGGAACCGGACTTATTGACAATCCATATCGATGAAGAATGGAAAGCACGTATTGCTGCCGAGATTCCGGAACTTCCGGATGCCCGGAAAAAACGTTATGTCGAAGAATTCGGCTTACCTGAATATGATGCAGCCGTTTTGACGGTAACGAAAGAAAGTGCTGATTTCTTTGAAGCGACAGTTGCTTCAGGCGCGGATGCGAAACTAGCATCAAACTGGATCATGGGTGAGGTTTCCGCTTTCTTGAATGCAGAAGGAAAAGAGCTGCATGATGTCAAATTGACTGCTGAATCGTTGGCTGGAATGATCAAGCTGATTGAAGATGGCACGATTTCTTCTAAAATCGCTAAAAAAGTTTTCAAAGAATTGATTGAAAATGGCGGAGATGCTGAAACGATCGTCAAGGAGAAGGGACTAGTCCAAATTTCCGATGAAGGCGCATTGCGTACAGCCGTTGAAGAAGCATTGAATAATAACCCGCAATCAATTGAAGATTTTAAGGCCGGTAAACAAAAAGCAATCGGCTTCCTTGTGGGGCAGATCATGAAAGCGACAAAAGGACAAGCCAATCCACAACTTGTAAATAAAATTTTGGTGGAAGAAATCAATAAACGTTAA